A single genomic interval of Aedes aegypti strain LVP_AGWG chromosome 1, AaegL5.0 Primary Assembly, whole genome shotgun sequence harbors:
- the LOC5568524 gene encoding serine--tRNA synthetase-like protein Slimp — MLRTSLLHWLPRRPYSSALYITGDKAKEQYAPLVPYLDFQSKLSDLEKLQRNLKLRRYQLDFEQLKNQWDLYRSMQLRKRDIEARRVELKEQINKSKCEDEIKQLKMQATLARDDLKNLKESSYAVADKFVAGTFLAIPNELHERTPAEHEQVLHERSSSRNASPIGEEWLEKYDSTSFYMTEDAAFMDLFLPMNCAGVLQDAGFLLFSNPDFARSVLVEAARVDPNSIYLINEEVDLEHKLNLLHLCGGGSMLSFLGYLTKLSVFPTALPLRLVAIGKQYFYDKTQTSAVQMLGASQQGPEAVQIFDETVELYKKFYDQMELSYRLVQVPAHRLEASEAMRVDVEVYSPRSKNFMAVGNVCYYSDFTSKRIAFNYHEGKVQKFPHLVSGTVLKAANLIEVLLQNGICYKDLKFLNR, encoded by the coding sequence ATGCTTCGAACAAGTTTACTTCACTGGCTGCCGCGAAGGCCATACTCCTCTGCTCTGTACATCACCGGTGACAAAGCCAAGGAACAGTATGCTCCTTTGGTGCCCTACCTGGACTTCCAGTCAAAACTATCGGACCTCGAGAAGCTTCAGCGGAATTTGAAACTTCGGCGATACCAGCTGGATTTTGAACAACTCAAGAATCAATGGGATCTCTACCGGTCGATGCAGTTACGCAAACGGGACATCGAAGCCCGGAGAGTTGAACTAAAGGAGCAAATCAACAAATCAAAATGTGAGGACGAGATCAAGCAGCTGAAGATGCAGGCAACGCTCGCCAGGGATGATCTGAAGAACCTGAAGGAAAGTAGTTACGCAGTAGCGGATAAGTTCGTCGCTGGAACATTCCTCGCCATTCCGAATGAGCTGCACGAGAGGACACCGGCGGAGCATGAACAGGTGTTGCACGAGCGGAGTTCGTCCAGAAATGCTAGCCCGATTGGAGAGGAATGGTTGGAGAAGTACGATTCGACGAGTTTCTACATGACGGAGGATGCCGCCTTCATGGACCTCTTCCTGCCAATGAACTGTGCCGGTGTACTGCAGGATGCTGGATTTCTACTCTTCTCCAATCCAGATTTCGCGCGCAGTGTTCTGGTGGAAGCAGCTCGAGTGGACCCCAACTCGATCTACCTCATCAACGAAGAAGTGGATCTGGAACACAAACTGAACCTGCTGCACTTGTGCGGTGGAGGATCCATGCTGAGCTTCCTCGGATATTTGACCAAGCTTTCGGTGTTTCCGACGGCACTACCGCTGCGATTGGTTGCCATCGGCAAGCAGTATTTCTACGACAAGACGCAAACCAGTGCGGTACAAATGTTGGGCGCCAGTCAGCAAGGACCAGAAGCGGTTCAAATATTTGACGAAACAGTTGAGCTGTACAAGAAGTTCTACGATCAAATGGAGTTGAGCTACAGGTTGGTGCAAGTTCCAGCTCATCGCTTGGAAGCATCGGAGGCGATGCGCGTGGATGTTGAGGTTTACAGTCCACGATCGAAGAACTTCATGGCGGTTGGTAACGTTTGCTACTACTCCGATTTCACCAGCAAACGGATTGCGTTCAACTACCACGAAGGGAAGGTTCAGAAGTTCCCGCATTTGGTGTCCGGAACCGTACTGAAAGCGGCGAACCTCATCGAAGTTCTGCTGCAGAATGGCATTTGTTACAAAGATTTGAAGTTTCTCAATAGATAA